In Brevinema andersonii, the genomic stretch AGAATCTTTAAATTTTTATCTTATCTAAGGTTAGTTAATACTTTTTTTATTTTCTATTATTTGATTAAATCTATTTTCATTCTTTATTATGAAATATATCTTCTGTTTTTATCAATAATTATCTTTTAGAAATTTTAAATAATCTTCAAAATAATTGAGCTTTTAAATTAAATAATATATAATATAAAATCTTAAAAGGAGGATAGTTATATGAATATAACATTTCAGGGGAACCCTTTAACCGTAGAAGGGACACAATTACAAGTCGGAGATAAAGCACCTGACTTTTCTTCTGTAAAAACTGATTTGAATTCATGGTCATTATCAGAAGTTGATGGTGTTAAAATTATTTCTGTTGTACCATCGTTGGATACTGGTGTATGCCAAATCCAAACAAGAAAATTTAGTACCGAAGCAAAAAATCTCGGTGGAGCAAGTGTTATTACTATTTCACTAGATTTGCCTTTTGCACAAGCACGCTGGGCTGGTGAAGAAGGAATTGATAATATGACTATTGTCAGTGATTATCAAAATAGAGAGTTTGCATTAAAATATGGCTTGCTGATTAAAGAATTAAAATTGCTTTCTCGTGCTGTTTTGGTTCTAGACAAAGATAATACTGTTAAATATGTAGAATATTTGAAAGAAATTACCGATGAACCAGATTATAGTAAAGCAGTTGCTGCTGCTAAAGCACTTATGTAAATAAAAGAGGAACAAACTGTTCCTCTTTTTACTAATAACGGTAAGAAAAATTAGCTCCGATAAATATAAATTGTTTAGCGTCAATTGTATGCACTAAATTGCCGCTTGTTGTTTCGGTAAAAATGCTTTCCATCATACCGCTTTGTTTCCAGAGCAACTCCCACGTCATATTAGGTAGCATATGATATCGTGCGGAAATTTCTAAAATGGTATTATTGGGAGAATAACCTAATCCTTGTTTTAGAATGTTTCTTACGGTCCAAGAAATTCCAACAGTGAAAAATTTTAATAGTTCTTGTCCCATATCTAATGATGCTTTGAACCACATGTCATTTAGTTTGAAATCTCCATAAATTTCCAGATTGATAAATACGTTTTGCTTTAAGAGTTGTACGCCAAGAGATGCATTATAGTATGTTAAATTAGGAATAGTTGTTTGTACTTTGGGCAAGCGGATGACCCCATCCTGATTGACATTAGGTCGGTCGATGTAATAAAATTCATTAACCCAGCGGGGTTGCCAGCTGCCAAATGCTTGTGAAACTTCAAAACGTATAGGAACAATTTGACTAAACATCATAAGAAAACCTCCAGTCAAGCCAGATCCAGATGGAATAGTGAAATCGGCATTTATGGAGCTGCTGCCTCCAAAAATATGTGTGTAATCGACATAGAGCATAAAATCAAAAATATTTTTTTTCTGAGCTAACTGAAATTCAACTCCTGCTTCGATCATGTTAAATGGAAATGGATTAGATGATGGTGAAAAAAGATACAGACCGGGAGAAAAACTTTGAAAAGGATCTAAATCAGTTCCGTATACAAAATATAACTTTAAATCTTTGAGGAATTG encodes the following:
- the tpx gene encoding thiol peroxidase, with protein sequence MNITFQGNPLTVEGTQLQVGDKAPDFSSVKTDLNSWSLSEVDGVKIISVVPSLDTGVCQIQTRKFSTEAKNLGGASVITISLDLPFAQARWAGEEGIDNMTIVSDYQNREFALKYGLLIKELKLLSRAVLVLDKDNTVKYVEYLKEITDEPDYSKAVAAAKALM